In Elusimicrobiota bacterium, the following are encoded in one genomic region:
- a CDS encoding HAMP domain-containing protein codes for MSLRSKMVLLFLPLFLFCAGLLLWLSHRAVHQALLKEVKARGLWKLEAMAAATAAGFRDRDEQKLLPGLQSGQETAGGAYAMALDPSGLVLAHTNVIEKGRRWRDAEASRVLASDRPVFRVTQLDGAPVLDISFPVWARPKAQGEEEFLFSPGPAARGSKLGILRMGIALKETLGTEARIFRRILGIALGTGILFLGMSLLLLRRILRPIRLMSQATAKIGRREYEVEVPVDSSDELGALARNFNSMSRALAQSTVSREELERKMAELARSNSDLEQFAYVASHDLQEPLRKVASYAELLARRHRGRLDPEADKFIDYILGGVARMRALIVDLLTYSRAGRLERGFSRVDTGVVLNGVLENLEATIRESGAEISHGPLPSVAADSVEMTQLFGNLVGNAIKFRGPSPPRVRVECEARAQEWLFSVRDNGIGIDPRYAEQIFVIFKRLHARSEYPGTGIGLALAKKIVERAGGRIWVESQLGRGSVFYFTWPMEGADD; via the coding sequence GTGAGCCTGCGCTCCAAGATGGTCCTGCTCTTTCTCCCGCTTTTCTTGTTCTGCGCGGGGCTCCTGCTTTGGCTGAGCCACCGCGCGGTCCACCAGGCCCTCCTCAAGGAGGTGAAGGCCAGGGGCTTGTGGAAGCTCGAAGCCATGGCCGCCGCGACCGCGGCGGGATTCAGGGACCGCGACGAGCAGAAGCTCCTGCCCGGCCTTCAATCGGGTCAGGAAACGGCCGGCGGGGCCTACGCCATGGCCCTGGACCCATCCGGCCTCGTCTTGGCGCACACCAACGTCATCGAGAAGGGCAGGCGCTGGCGGGATGCGGAGGCCTCTCGGGTCCTGGCCAGCGACCGGCCTGTTTTCAGAGTGACTCAACTCGACGGCGCGCCCGTCCTGGACATTTCCTTCCCGGTTTGGGCCCGGCCCAAGGCTCAAGGGGAGGAGGAGTTCCTGTTCTCTCCCGGTCCCGCGGCGCGCGGCTCCAAGCTTGGAATTCTGCGCATGGGGATTGCGTTGAAGGAGACGCTCGGCACGGAGGCGCGGATATTCCGACGGATTTTGGGCATAGCGCTGGGGACGGGAATCCTGTTCCTGGGGATGAGCTTGCTCCTGCTGCGGCGGATACTTCGGCCCATCCGCCTCATGAGCCAGGCCACGGCCAAGATCGGCCGCCGCGAGTATGAAGTCGAGGTGCCGGTCGACTCCTCGGACGAGTTGGGCGCCCTGGCCAGGAATTTCAATTCCATGAGCCGGGCACTGGCCCAGAGCACGGTTTCCCGGGAGGAGCTTGAGAGGAAGATGGCGGAGCTGGCGCGCTCCAACTCCGACCTCGAGCAGTTCGCCTACGTCGCCTCCCACGACCTGCAGGAGCCCCTGCGCAAGGTCGCCAGCTACGCCGAGCTCCTGGCCCGGCGCCATCGAGGCCGCCTCGACCCGGAAGCGGATAAATTCATAGATTATATCCTGGGCGGCGTGGCGCGCATGCGCGCCTTGATCGTCGATTTGCTCACATACTCCAGGGCGGGCCGGCTCGAGCGCGGTTTCTCGCGCGTGGACACGGGGGTCGTCCTCAATGGGGTGCTGGAAAACCTGGAGGCCACGATACGGGAATCCGGGGCCGAAATCTCGCACGGGCCGCTTCCCAGCGTGGCGGCCGACTCCGTGGAAATGACCCAGCTTTTCGGAAACCTCGTCGGCAACGCGATCAAGTTCCGGGGCCCAAGCCCGCCCCGGGTCCGCGTGGAGTGCGAGGCGAGGGCGCAAGAGTGGCTGTTTTCCGTGCGCGACAACGGCATCGGGATAGACCCCCGCTACGCCGAGCAGATATTCGTGATCTTCAAGCGGCTCCACGCGCGCTCCGAGTACCCCGGGACGGGGATCGGGCTGGCTCTCGCCAAGAAAATCGTGGAGAGGGCGGGAGGCAGGATTTGGGTCGAGTCCCAACTCGGACGCGGGAGCGTGTTTTATTTCACTTGGCCGATGGAGGGCGCAGATGACTGA
- a CDS encoding FMN-binding glutamate synthase family protein produces the protein MVIVWMTVAAGLIALLVHDRCFSKDNILRNFPVIGRLRYWLIELGPELRQYIVAGNREEAPFNREERDWIYRSARGENNYCGFGTDDQIYGIGYPIIKHAVFPHGEESFTASIHDKLHDIPCAKVLGEEHRRAKAWRPASIVNISAMSFGSLGAKAVEALNRGAKLAGCYHNTGEGGLSPYHRHGGDVIYQLGTGYFGARDMEGRFSMDRLLETVSGYPFVRGVEIKLSQGAKPGKGGVLPGRKVTAEIAGIRGVRAGADCVSPNSHREFGDVRSMIAFIERVADATGLPVGIKSAIGHLGFWRELAAAMRGCGQGPDWITIDGGEGGTGAAPLTFADHVSLPFKLGMTRVYQIFLEEGMAERMVWIGSGKLGFPDRAIVAFCLGCDMVNIAREAMLAIGCIQAQKCHTDRCPTGVATQSPYLQRGLLPELQAQRFARFCQSLRNEIMAVTHACGYEHPAQFTAEDVEISSGPGLFKALREIYGYTPARSWSGIPGWSE, from the coding sequence ATGGTGATCGTCTGGATGACTGTCGCCGCGGGCCTGATAGCGCTTCTTGTCCACGACCGCTGCTTTTCCAAGGACAACATCCTGCGCAACTTCCCGGTGATCGGGCGCTTGCGCTACTGGCTCATCGAACTGGGGCCGGAACTGCGGCAGTACATCGTGGCGGGCAACCGCGAGGAGGCGCCGTTTAATCGGGAGGAGCGGGACTGGATCTACAGGTCCGCGCGCGGGGAGAACAACTACTGCGGCTTCGGCACAGACGACCAGATCTACGGGATCGGCTATCCCATCATCAAGCACGCGGTGTTCCCGCATGGCGAGGAAAGTTTCACCGCCTCCATCCATGACAAACTCCACGACATCCCCTGCGCCAAGGTTCTGGGGGAGGAACACCGCAGGGCCAAGGCCTGGAGGCCTGCCTCCATCGTGAACATCTCGGCCATGAGTTTCGGCTCTCTCGGAGCCAAGGCGGTCGAGGCCTTGAACCGCGGCGCCAAGCTGGCCGGTTGTTACCATAATACGGGGGAGGGGGGGTTGTCCCCCTATCACCGGCACGGCGGGGACGTGATCTACCAGCTCGGCACAGGCTACTTTGGAGCCCGGGATATGGAGGGGCGCTTCTCCATGGACCGGCTCCTGGAAACCGTGAGCGGCTATCCATTCGTGCGCGGCGTCGAGATCAAGCTATCGCAGGGGGCCAAGCCGGGCAAGGGCGGGGTCCTGCCAGGTCGCAAGGTAACGGCCGAGATCGCGGGCATCCGGGGGGTTCGGGCCGGTGCTGACTGCGTGAGCCCGAACTCTCACCGCGAGTTCGGCGACGTGCGCTCCATGATCGCGTTCATCGAACGCGTCGCGGACGCGACCGGCCTGCCCGTGGGAATAAAATCAGCGATCGGGCATCTCGGCTTCTGGAGGGAGCTCGCGGCCGCGATGCGCGGGTGCGGCCAGGGACCGGATTGGATCACCATTGATGGGGGCGAGGGCGGGACTGGAGCGGCTCCGCTCACCTTCGCTGATCATGTTTCCTTGCCGTTCAAGTTGGGGATGACACGCGTCTACCAGATTTTTTTGGAGGAGGGCATGGCGGAGCGCATGGTCTGGATCGGGAGCGGGAAGCTGGGATTCCCCGACCGGGCCATAGTAGCCTTCTGCCTGGGCTGCGACATGGTCAACATCGCCCGCGAGGCCATGCTCGCGATCGGCTGCATTCAGGCGCAGAAGTGCCACACCGACCGCTGCCCCACCGGAGTCGCCACCCAGAGCCCCTACCTTCAGAGGGGGCTTCTTCCAGAGCTTCAGGCCCAGCGTTTCGCGCGCTTCTGCCAATCCTTGCGCAACGAGATCATGGCGGTCACCCACGCCTGCGGCTATGAGCACCCCGCCCAGTTTACCGCCGAGGACGTGGAGATCAGCTCCGGGCCCGGCCTGTTTAAGGCCTTGCGGGAAATCTACGGTTACACGCCGGCCCGCTCCTGGAGCGGCATCCCGGGCTGGAGCGAGTAG
- a CDS encoding AraC family transcriptional regulator — translation MNLALLESGAARQDVLDLAPELGRLGYSVPVARDGIINSLLRLKESIARVGIIHVKVRFGFYQNRSDTIVLREKHVTPTRESSALRNRLEYERRVNQVIDYINEHLSEDLALDQLARVAYFSPFHFHRVFKSLTNENLFEYVQRLRMERAGSALKRSGPSILEVALNCGFSGAATFARAFKAYFGMNATEWRNGGAERWKEYRNFGKQLRSRGKARRRGKCHSNPRYARARWREPREAMTMTTKIKELPRYHVAYMRNVGPYGPHGIPETWNRMEKWMSAHGISLDDSLKIGISHDDPQVTTAEKCRYDACVVVPRDFAGDAVVNVTDIPGGKYVIAEFVGTSRDIVSAWNSTFRNALPGTGFQPDNRPCFELYAGDCHVNAKRGVFRCELCLPVRPL, via the coding sequence ATGAATCTTGCCCTCCTTGAGTCCGGCGCAGCGCGCCAGGACGTCCTCGACCTCGCGCCTGAACTCGGAAGGCTCGGGTACTCGGTCCCGGTCGCGCGGGATGGCATAATAAACTCCCTTTTGCGCCTGAAGGAGAGTATAGCCCGCGTTGGGATTATCCATGTTAAAGTGCGATTTGGATTTTATCAAAATCGAAGTGATACAATCGTTCTCCGGGAAAAGCACGTGACGCCAACCAGAGAATCTTCCGCACTCCGCAATCGATTAGAGTACGAACGCCGAGTCAATCAGGTGATCGACTACATCAACGAACACCTCTCGGAGGATCTCGCGCTTGATCAGCTTGCGAGAGTCGCCTATTTCTCCCCCTTTCATTTTCATCGTGTCTTCAAATCGCTCACCAACGAGAACTTGTTCGAGTATGTCCAGAGACTTCGAATGGAAAGGGCGGGCAGCGCTCTCAAACGTTCGGGGCCCAGCATCCTCGAAGTCGCGCTCAACTGCGGCTTTTCCGGAGCGGCCACCTTCGCCAGGGCATTCAAGGCTTATTTCGGCATGAATGCGACTGAATGGCGAAATGGAGGCGCCGAACGCTGGAAAGAATATCGCAATTTCGGCAAACAACTCCGCAGCCGCGGCAAAGCGCGGCGCCGGGGCAAATGTCATTCTAACCCCAGATACGCCAGAGCGCGATGGCGGGAACCTCGGGAGGCAATGACCATGACGACCAAAATCAAAGAACTGCCGCGATACCATGTCGCATACATGCGCAACGTTGGTCCGTACGGGCCGCACGGAATCCCCGAGACATGGAATAGAATGGAGAAGTGGATGAGCGCGCATGGGATATCATTGGACGACAGCCTTAAAATCGGGATATCACATGACGACCCGCAGGTGACGACGGCGGAAAAATGCCGCTATGATGCCTGTGTCGTCGTCCCCCGGGACTTCGCCGGGGACGCGGTGGTCAATGTCACCGATATTCCCGGCGGCAAGTACGTCATCGCCGAATTTGTTGGGACCTCGCGGGATATCGTGAGCGCCTGGAACAGCACCTTTCGCAACGCCCTTCCCGGCACGGGGTTTCAACCGGACAACCGACCATGCTTCGAGTTGTACGCCGGAGACTGCCACGTCAACGCCAAGAGAGGCGTCTTTCGATGTGAACTTTGTCTTCCGGTGAGACCGTTATAA
- a CDS encoding glutamine synthetase III has product MPLAHSVADMVSKPHAGNGLSRAGARKVSDYFGCNVFGSETMKALLPKDVYRKLQDSIHHGRRIDLEIANAVASAMKTWALSRGASHYCHWFQPMTGATAEKHDSFIDPIGDGSVLEVFSGQQLVQAEPDASSFPSGGLRVTFEARGYTAWDPTSPAFIMEVPGGSTLCIPTIFVSYTGESLDTKTPLLRSIEALNRSALDILKYFKSDAAKVFPTLGAEQEYFLIDRSYYNRRPDLMLGGRTLFGAPSPKGQQLEDHYFGSIQDRIFSFMTDVESELYKLGVPLKTRHNEVAPNQFECAPVFEEANVAVDHNQLVMDIFRRVAARHDLAALFYEKPFAGINGSGKHNNWSLGTDTGKNLLSPGDTPHDNLQFLIFLVSVIKAVHEHSLLLRASIASSGNDHRLGANEAPPAIMSVFLGTQLTMVLDDLEKGVTTKGTDPEWMNFGIDKIPPILKDNTDRNRTSPFAFTGNKFEFRAVGSSANNAIPITTLNAIVANQLALTKADIDAKLKGKKAFKDAVIEVLRGYYKKCKVVCFEGNNYSAQWVAEAKKRNLPNVTTTPEALEGFVLKDSEDVFAKAGVLSKTELHSRHHIKLEKYSKDVDIEAKLVIEMVGNQYIPAAISYQNELIESARGLRELLPKDGAVKAQLSILEEVAGHVAEARLGIERLKGVLAEAEREDDVEKKALAYCHKVKPLFDVVRAEVDALEGLVPDNIWPVPKYREMLFII; this is encoded by the coding sequence ATGCCACTAGCCCACTCCGTCGCAGATATGGTCTCTAAGCCCCACGCCGGCAACGGCTTGAGCCGGGCGGGCGCGCGCAAGGTTTCGGATTATTTCGGCTGCAATGTTTTCGGGTCCGAGACCATGAAGGCCCTGCTCCCCAAGGACGTTTACCGCAAGCTCCAGGATTCCATCCACCATGGCAGGCGCATCGACCTTGAGATCGCCAATGCCGTCGCCTCCGCCATGAAGACCTGGGCCCTGTCCAGGGGGGCCAGCCACTACTGCCACTGGTTCCAGCCCATGACCGGAGCCACGGCCGAGAAGCACGACAGCTTCATAGACCCCATCGGCGACGGGAGCGTGCTCGAGGTGTTCTCCGGCCAGCAGCTCGTCCAGGCCGAGCCGGACGCCTCGAGCTTCCCCTCGGGAGGATTGCGCGTCACCTTCGAGGCCCGGGGCTACACCGCCTGGGATCCGACCTCGCCGGCCTTCATCATGGAGGTGCCGGGCGGCTCCACCCTCTGCATCCCGACCATCTTTGTCTCCTACACCGGGGAATCCCTCGACACCAAGACCCCGCTCCTGCGCTCGATCGAGGCCCTGAACCGCTCCGCCTTGGACATACTCAAGTACTTCAAATCCGACGCGGCCAAGGTTTTTCCGACCTTGGGGGCCGAGCAGGAGTACTTCCTCATCGACCGCTCCTACTACAACCGCCGGCCCGACTTGATGCTGGGCGGCCGCACTTTGTTCGGCGCGCCCTCTCCCAAGGGCCAGCAGCTCGAGGACCATTACTTCGGCAGCATCCAAGACCGGATATTCAGCTTCATGACCGACGTGGAAAGCGAGCTCTACAAGCTGGGCGTCCCCTTGAAGACCCGGCACAACGAGGTGGCCCCGAACCAATTCGAGTGCGCTCCGGTTTTCGAGGAGGCCAATGTCGCGGTGGACCACAACCAGCTGGTGATGGACATCTTCAGAAGGGTGGCGGCGCGGCACGATCTGGCGGCGTTGTTCTACGAGAAGCCTTTCGCCGGAATCAACGGCAGCGGCAAGCACAACAACTGGTCTTTGGGCACCGACACGGGCAAGAACCTTTTGAGCCCAGGGGACACCCCGCATGACAATCTCCAGTTCCTGATCTTCCTGGTCTCGGTGATCAAGGCCGTGCACGAGCACAGCCTGCTTCTGAGGGCCTCGATCGCCTCCTCCGGCAACGACCACCGCCTGGGGGCCAACGAGGCGCCCCCGGCCATCATGTCGGTGTTCCTTGGGACCCAGCTCACCATGGTCCTGGACGACCTGGAAAAGGGCGTGACCACCAAGGGCACCGACCCAGAGTGGATGAATTTCGGCATCGACAAGATCCCGCCGATCCTAAAGGACAACACGGACCGCAACCGCACCTCGCCCTTCGCCTTCACGGGCAACAAGTTCGAGTTCCGGGCCGTGGGCTCCTCGGCCAACAATGCCATTCCCATCACGACGCTCAACGCCATCGTGGCCAATCAATTGGCCCTCACCAAGGCCGACATAGACGCCAAGCTCAAGGGCAAGAAGGCCTTCAAGGACGCGGTGATCGAGGTCCTGCGCGGCTATTACAAGAAGTGCAAGGTCGTTTGCTTCGAGGGCAACAACTACTCCGCGCAGTGGGTGGCCGAGGCCAAGAAGCGGAATCTCCCCAACGTCACGACCACCCCCGAGGCTTTGGAGGGTTTCGTTCTTAAGGATTCCGAGGATGTGTTCGCCAAAGCCGGGGTTCTCTCCAAGACCGAGCTTCATTCCCGGCACCACATCAAGCTCGAGAAGTATTCTAAGGACGTCGACATCGAGGCCAAGCTCGTCATCGAGATGGTCGGCAACCAGTACATCCCGGCCGCGATCAGCTACCAGAACGAACTTATCGAGTCGGCGCGCGGCCTGCGCGAGCTCCTGCCCAAGGACGGCGCGGTCAAGGCCCAGCTCTCCATCCTTGAGGAGGTCGCTGGGCATGTCGCCGAGGCTAGGCTGGGCATTGAACGCCTTAAAGGAGTCCTAGCCGAGGCGGAGAGAGAGGACGACGTCGAGAAAAAGGCGCTGGCCTATTGCCATAAAGTGAAGCCTTTATTCGACGTTGTCCGCGCCGAAGTGGACGCCTTGGAGGGTCTGGTGCCGGACAATATCTGGCCTGTCCCCAAATACCGGGAGATGCTGTTCATCATCTGA
- a CDS encoding redoxin domain-containing protein: protein MTTATANKETTPIAAGTPAPDFTLPDQDKKDFRLSDHLGKKSVALFFYPLDWSPTCSKENACFTQDLSRFGQYAEVAAISVDSVWSHKAWAEKLGLKHRMLADMHRGVIKAYGLYHPGANISQRATVLIGKDGKVAWVKVEPDITKERDYAEVEAQLKKLA from the coding sequence ATGACGACAGCCACGGCCAATAAAGAGACGACCCCCATCGCGGCCGGAACCCCCGCTCCGGACTTTACCTTGCCGGACCAGGACAAGAAGGATTTCAGGCTCTCCGACCACCTCGGCAAGAAGTCCGTCGCTCTTTTCTTCTATCCCTTGGACTGGAGCCCGACCTGCAGCAAGGAGAACGCCTGCTTTACCCAGGACCTCTCGCGCTTTGGCCAATACGCCGAGGTGGCCGCGATCTCGGTGGACTCGGTCTGGTCTCACAAGGCCTGGGCCGAGAAGCTGGGCCTCAAGCACCGGATGCTGGCCGACATGCACCGCGGCGTCATCAAGGCCTACGGCCTTTACCACCCCGGGGCCAACATCAGCCAGCGCGCCACCGTCCTCATTGGCAAGGACGGCAAGGTCGCCTGGGTGAAGGTCGAGCCCGACATCACCAAGGAGCGCGATTACGCCGAGGTCGAGGCGCAGTTAAAGAAGCTGGCCTGA
- a CDS encoding response regulator encodes MTEKIAEILLVEDDEGDVDLIKEALKESKLHIRLNVVDDGEKAMACLRRQGEYSGISRPDLILLDLNLPKKDGREVLRELKGDSALRCIPVVVLTTSDADTDVRNVYDLGANCYVTKPVGFAQFSRIVQAIEDFWFTVVKLPT; translated from the coding sequence ATGACTGAAAAAATCGCGGAGATCCTGCTCGTCGAGGACGACGAGGGGGACGTGGACCTCATCAAGGAGGCCTTGAAGGAAAGCAAGCTCCACATCCGCCTGAACGTGGTGGACGACGGAGAGAAGGCCATGGCCTGCCTGCGCCGCCAGGGGGAGTACTCGGGGATATCTCGCCCAGACCTCATCCTGCTGGACTTGAACCTTCCCAAGAAGGACGGGCGCGAGGTTCTGCGCGAGCTGAAAGGGGACTCGGCCTTGAGGTGCATCCCCGTGGTGGTCTTGACCACCTCGGACGCCGACACGGACGTGCGCAACGTCTACGACCTCGGGGCCAACTGCTACGTCACCAAGCCAGTGGGATTTGCGCAGTTCTCCAGAATCGTGCAGGCCATCGAGGACTTTTGGTTCACCGTGGTGAAGCTTCCGACATGA
- a CDS encoding GNAT family N-acetyltransferase codes for MDKKARELSAELEAKGFKFSNERVEYHLSVSEWPGEVGTPLSWTTASVDGALRLEQAAELLGRAGQGDPDWSPEDDPLQLLKSYLAEGGLYGGLNAVQVGLVDGRPAGVVVAQANPATGWCRITYMGLLPEFRGRGLGRWLHRHGFAMMKGQGGKQYHGGTVSTNAAMIRLFLSQGCQESRRMEEWIREF; via the coding sequence GTGGACAAGAAGGCGCGGGAACTCTCAGCTGAACTTGAAGCCAAAGGCTTCAAGTTCAGCAACGAGAGGGTCGAGTATCATCTCTCTGTTTCGGAATGGCCGGGGGAGGTCGGCACTCCCCTCTCCTGGACGACGGCCAGCGTGGACGGCGCGTTAAGACTCGAGCAGGCCGCGGAGCTTCTGGGCCGGGCGGGGCAGGGAGACCCGGATTGGTCGCCTGAGGACGATCCGCTCCAGCTTCTCAAGTCGTACCTTGCCGAGGGGGGGCTCTACGGAGGCCTGAACGCGGTCCAGGTCGGGCTGGTGGACGGCAGGCCCGCCGGGGTCGTGGTCGCCCAAGCCAATCCCGCGACCGGCTGGTGCCGCATCACTTACATGGGGCTTCTGCCGGAATTCCGCGGCCGCGGCCTCGGACGCTGGCTGCACCGCCATGGATTTGCCATGATGAAAGGGCAGGGAGGCAAGCAGTACCATGGCGGCACCGTCTCCACCAACGCCGCCATGATTCGGCTGTTCCTCTCGCAGGGCTGCCAGGAGAGCCGCAGGATGGAGGAATGGATTCGAGAGTTCTGA
- a CDS encoding Mrp/NBP35 family ATP-binding protein, whose amino-acid sequence MPTKEEVLKALSACQEPELGKDIVSLGMVQNIAIEGGKVSFDYVLTTPACPLKGMMELEAKEAVRKIPGVREVAVRMTASVKKDPRLENVIPPGVRNIIAVGSGKGGVGKSTVACNLAVGLVREGAKVGLLDADIYGPNQPQMFGITGYEPQANSRNKLEPPAGHGVKVMSMGFLMDADAPVIWRGPMLHGAITQFLKDVEWGDLDYLVVDLPPGTGDVQITLSQSVPLMGAVIVTTPQSIALSDVRKAAAMFTKLRVPLLGVVENMGEFSCPHCRKISRIFSSGGAQALAEKYEIPVLGSIPLDPLVCETGEIGKPVAVSHPDSAPARAFQELAQQVAARVSVQAAKHKNLEIKLTSAH is encoded by the coding sequence ATGCCGACCAAGGAAGAGGTCCTTAAAGCCCTCAGCGCCTGCCAGGAGCCGGAACTCGGCAAGGACATTGTGTCCTTGGGCATGGTGCAGAATATCGCCATCGAGGGCGGCAAGGTCTCCTTTGACTATGTCCTCACCACACCGGCCTGCCCATTGAAGGGCATGATGGAGCTCGAGGCCAAGGAGGCCGTGAGAAAGATCCCTGGGGTGAGGGAAGTGGCCGTCCGCATGACCGCGAGCGTGAAGAAAGACCCGCGCCTCGAAAACGTGATCCCTCCCGGGGTGCGCAACATCATCGCGGTGGGAAGCGGCAAGGGGGGCGTGGGAAAGTCCACCGTGGCCTGCAATTTGGCGGTGGGGCTGGTCCGCGAGGGCGCCAAGGTCGGGCTCCTCGACGCCGACATCTACGGCCCGAACCAGCCCCAGATGTTCGGGATCACCGGCTATGAGCCCCAGGCCAATTCCCGGAACAAGCTCGAGCCCCCGGCGGGGCACGGGGTCAAGGTGATGTCCATGGGATTCTTGATGGATGCCGACGCTCCGGTCATTTGGCGGGGCCCCATGCTCCACGGGGCCATTACCCAGTTCCTGAAGGACGTCGAGTGGGGGGATCTCGATTACCTGGTGGTGGACCTGCCCCCCGGCACCGGAGACGTGCAAATCACCTTGTCGCAGTCGGTGCCTCTTATGGGTGCGGTGATCGTGACCACGCCCCAGAGCATCGCCTTGTCCGACGTTAGGAAGGCCGCGGCCATGTTCACCAAGCTCCGCGTTCCCCTTTTGGGCGTGGTTGAGAATATGGGGGAGTTTTCCTGCCCGCACTGCAGGAAGATCAGCCGCATTTTCTCCTCGGGCGGCGCCCAGGCCTTGGCCGAGAAGTACGAGATTCCCGTGCTGGGCAGCATTCCCCTGGATCCCCTGGTCTGCGAGACCGGAGAGATCGGCAAGCCCGTGGCCGTCTCTCATCCGGACTCGGCCCCGGCCAGGGCCTTCCAGGAGCTCGCCCAGCAGGTGGCGGCCCGCGTCAGCGTCCAGGCCGCCAAGCACAAGAATTTGGAGATCAAGTTAACATCGGCGCATTAG